The stretch of DNA GTTTTGTTGGAGAAAAGGAATGGAATGGATAGGAAATCTGTTTCATTACTTTTCTATGTTTGCTTAGAAATTGAACTATTTGAATAACATTTCGCTAAAATGGTTTTTCTACGATTTTTGTGGAACGGCTATTTCACTCAAAAATAAATGGAAGTCATTCATCGCATTAGTAAcaaaacttattaattttttttactcatGTCAACTTTTTATTTTAGTCCCAACCGAACAAGCGCACTGAATTGATTCATGAAATTGTAGGTGACTAAAAAGACTAAAGAAGCTGCAGGTGAATTTTCTGAGAAGGCCCAAGATACTGCAGATAAAGCAAAGAGGACAACAGAACAAGTATGGGATTCAACCAAGGATGCAGCCCAAAAAGCCAAAGAGACAGTTATGAACAGAACTGAGGTGTCTAAGGAATATGTCAAAGAAAATGCagagaaagtgaagaagagcatgAACACTAAGGAATGATTTtcgtaatatttatattaatttaagtttctTTCAGATTATTCAGCATTGGCTTTTTTCATTTTTGCCCATTGTATTTGTTCAAGTGAATACTGTTATCTTTTCATCTGTCAGATTTTGTGGAAGCAAATCATTTTTGAGtgtcaataaaaaaaatccttttGATTTCACTATCCAAAGTACCACTTTAGCAGAAAACTTTTAATGTATGTAGTTGACTAAGGCTTGTCTTTCTTAAGTGAATCATTGACCAATATAAAAGTACTCTCAACCATTGGCCTATGTTTTTTTAAGGATATTCTTGAAAAGAAAATGTAGGCAAAACCAGGTACTAACAGCAAAAACCAGATTTAGTCTCTACTTTGTTTTTTATTaaaggaaaggaaaaaaaaatagttgttaAGAGGTGTTTTTGGCAAGGTGGGGTTTCTTAGCTTCACAGAAAATGTGTAACTCAGAAAAGCATAAAGTTTCTGATTTTTGAAACCTTCACATATAGAAATGTTTCTGGTATTACCTAATTTATCAGAAACTCATGTATGCAAGTTCATTTCACACCCTTGAAACCTTTTAAAAAACTTTTCCCATTATGTCAAATGACCAAATCacatatttgatatttttggtctacaataggaaaaaaaaaaatccaagcaGAATCCATCTTTTAAGTTGTTAAGGAAGGTCAATTTGTCCTTTTTGAAAATCCATAGACAAGTGGTTTCAAGAAATGGAGTagatagttatatatatatagccacACCTGAGTTCTTAACACACTTGTAACCATAAGTTTTCTTTTCTGTTTCTTTTGGTGGAAAGTAAGTACACATTACTGTTACTTGATTCTGAAAGattaccctttttttttatattgatttCTAAGTactaaaattcttaaatctatTTCCATGTTAAACTAAATTTCGGCGTAGTTAGTTGCGGCGACATTCTTGGATAGTCAATGTACTTGAGATCTTTGTCAATCCCTCCGGGTTTCGTTGACAATACTTATACGTAGAATGATATTAAAAGAGAATTTAGTAGTAAACTCTCTTCTGTTATTCCTTTGGTTTTTCTTGTACCTTGACAGAGGTTAAACTAGTACTAAtcattcttttctttattttatacatGCCCTTATGATATTTATCATTTTCTGGCTTATTTGTCTTCAATCTTTGACTAGCTTTTGTTTTTAGAATCAGAGTTGCTTTTGCTTGGTTTTGTCAACTGCTAATGAAAACTGCATATGATTTCTTGCTTTTACAAATCTTTCAATAACATATTGTGAAATGCTAACTTCTTAGATTATTTTCAGATGTAACCTTCATATGGCAGCatatattatcttttttttttttttttgcattcgTTGAATAATtgtcattttctttttattcgATATGAAAAATAATCTGCACTTTGTTGCATAATTGTCATCTATTCAGGAATCTTGAATCTTGAAACAATGTCTTCCGTGTCAATGTCATCCGAAGAAACTGACCATTCTCAAGAGAGGAATCTTGATGAGAGCTCAacacaggtaaattttacactTTCTCATCATGTGTGTTAATACCAATTGCTTAAACAAATGGAAATACAAGCATATGTAATTTGCAGGAACCAAGTGGAGGGATGTCTTTTTCTTCCTCGGATGAAATTAATGAATATCAGCAAAATACAGTGACTTTTGATCAGGTTGTGACTGGAGCTCAATCATTTTATCCTCAAGGGTATGTTGTTAATTTCTGCAGCTGATTCTTAGAGTAGGAGATAAAATATTGAGGGAAAAAAACTGTCTACTTTCATATTGATTTGCAAGCATTTTTTTGGTAATTCAAGATTCTTGATTTGAAAATTAGTACAATTGATCTTATTTAATCTTCTTAATCTTGTGATTTTTCTAGACACCAAGGTGAATTTGGAAATTACGCTGCAAACACACCAATGTTAAGCCCTCCACAAGCAGATATTTCACTCCTTTCTGCATCAGCTACATCAGTACAGTTCCCTTTATCTGCATTATGTTTTTTATCTTTGAATTTCTTAGATTTCTCTATTCTTATTTGAAAATATAGAACAAAGATTAATCTCTTTGAAACATTAATAATTAGGTGGAGTCATCTCAGCAAGATCTGCAATTTCCCTCACTCAATCCTGTTCAAGACATGGGTTTCAACCAGAGAAATCGTTCAAGTGCTCCTCCAGCAAATAACATGAACACTCAAAACCAACTGATTGATCCTTCAGACATCCCTGAACACTTGAATCTGTATGTATTATGTCTTTCTCTATAAATGACTTGACTACCATTGCCCCATTTCTGTTGCATTGTTTTTCCATATGCTCATTAGTCAGTAATGAACACTTGCAGATATACAGCAGATTTTCTTTTCCATTTTCCTTTATGATTCTTGTCATTGTAGATTAGTTTCAGTACACATACTAATAAGTCGATTATGTTGAAATCTTCCAACTCATGACACATAATAAGGTCTCAAACAATGGAGTTGATGAATCAAGGCGGTGTGCCCTCCATGAATCAACCAATGAGAAGTTTGGGGAGCTCATCTTCTTTTGGGATCATGAACAATTATCATCTTCCCATATCGAACTTGCCAGCAGAATTTCGCTTGGAATCATCCTCAAGGCTTCAACTCCCCCAGGGCCAGCAACAAGACTTGCAAGTATGTCAACTGTGGAAGTCTTAACTGAAAACTTGGGAACGTTAATGTTTACCTTGATCTTTCAATAgcattttttttcacattttattGATATAGGGTTGTTTTACTCCTTTCCTTTTGCTCCCACAGACCACACCAGAAATCGGGGATGATGGAATTCCTTTCATGAGCAAGAAATGGACTAATTGGCATGTCCAGAACCAGAATACCATGCATGAGTCTCCAACTGGAACCAGGTACATTTTGTTCGTTATTCGACACGTTTGGAAAGTGGAACTGGATTAGATAGAATAGTATTTAGATTGGATtcagaaaaattattaatatatatatttttaaattggtaattatattaaaatgattcAACATATCACATATCAAAACTAAGGATAAAGAGTAATATAAATGTGTTATCATTTGCCTGACAATAAATtgcatataattttaaaatccttttctcatttttcagttaataattattaccaaatttataattttggtATTTGACATAAATGTAGTCCTTAAACAATTAAgaagtaaagatttattttTAGCACAACTCAAATACTacatttacctacacataagCATAGCCTAGTGGTACTTTCCTCACAAATAAGAGGTCCCAAGTTTAAACTTCTCCAGGTGAGTGGATTAATGTTTTTGGTATACTGGTTTTACATGAGCAAATCACATGGTAAAAATTATCCAATACGAACAATCCAATCCTATCTTACTTTCCAAACTGTGTAGTTTTCAATTATACTGGTTTACAAATATTGAAATTTTGGCAGGACACAAGAAATTCAAGTCCAGGGAATGATGGACCAGGTTGAGGGACAAGGAACATTTTATCAGGGCATAAACACTTCAAATCATCATGTCCAAGTTCCCAACATGCCAATTCAACAGGTATAAAATACACATTTTTCATTAGTGATATTTTCCAAGTTTCTTCTGTTGTTATGGTTTCTCTGATCAGTTCTTTTACAGGGAATGAATCCCTTTGGAACAGGACCAACTCTTCCTATTCATCCTGAAGGCTTTTCAGCTAGTAATCAGAATAGGGTATGCACTATGtgtaaaagttttttttttcaactaagcACAAGCCTTATTTTTATCTGTACTATAAGAATTTGTCATCCTTTTTTTGATTATATAGCAGATTAATTATCACTTAACAACAACTAACCAAAATAAAACTCTTGTTTTCCATTGAAAAAGATGCAGGGAAATTTCGTGAATTCCGGCCAGTATGAAGCAGGAGAGTCATCACGGAGGTCTTCCAAGGTGGTTTTTCCATACCTATATTCTTAACTGCTACTTAtttttttgagtaatttatgAAAATAGATCTTTCTAATATCACTTTACAAAATGACCACTTCATAATTCGTTGCAAAGTAGTTACTGTCCATAGAATTATTAGGAAAAAGTTTTTATGCAAAACTATTTTGCCAATCACTTTAATCTTTCATAGCTGCATATAATAGACATTTCTACCTCTTCATCGTACTAGAAAACACAACTAGATTTCACTGTTGAGGTTTGATTGAATGTACAGATGAAAATGACTTGGCAAGAAAACAGCAACTTCTCACAATCTTCCAGTCATCAACAGCCTACTTGGGTTTCTCCATCTCAAGGTTCTCTAAGCCAGAACAATATCTCAGCTGCTCAGAACCCAAGGTACACACGTCATTTAACTTCTCTCTAAGGATTCCCATTATTCAAAAGAGTTTATTTTATCATGAGAATTTGACATCAAAATCTTCCATCAGGGCCAACACTCTCAGGAGTACAGTTTATGATCCAATATATGAACAAATGGGTTTACCAATTGATCCTCATTTGCGCATGTTTATGTTAAGGCATGGAACTGGTAATACTTTCTTCTCTGCTCAAACATTTTTCAAGTTAACTGTAAAATCCAGCCAATAATGCATTGGAAGAGTACCTAATATTTCTTCATGGTGGCAGGTAATAATAGTGGAGGTCATCCCCGGAGTTTCTAATCGTTGGAGCTGTCTTTCTTCTCACAATAATGTTAGATGCAGCTTTGCAGATCTAACCCTTTacaaattttacaaaaaatccTTTATTGAAACAAATAATACCCAGTTTGTCTTTGTTGAAAGAAATGATACCCAGTTAGTTAGTCCAGGCTTTTTGGTATTAAATATGCCAAACGAGATAAAAGTTTGAAACAATGTATAAGTTACTAATGATTAGTGTTTAATGATTGTTAGCCAACTTAAGTAGTGTATTCTTCCCTTGTATTTTGTTTGGCTTCCTATACCAAGTCATTGTCGGACCACATATCCTATCATATGGTTTATTCTgtaactttatatttttattttatggatTAATAATGTTGCTAAATTTCTAAAAGATGTTGAATCTCAAATGTAAGCTTTGGATTTAGTCTTGTTCTAATAATTAACATTGTCTGATCAATTCATTAGTTCAAACGGTTGTGAGCTGAGCGAGATTCATCCCCTCAAATGTGTATTGCTAAAAGTTGTAACTACACATAGGCTTACAAGGACAAACTACTTGTAATTTTTTCTTGGTAAAAGAGCACACTCACTTGTAGTTTGTCCCCGTAGAAACACTTTTAAACTAGTTCATCTCAAGGAAATTTTAAGAATGAGTGAGTGTATATCCCATTTCTATACAGAATCTCTTCTATTAGGAGAACAAAATTGCAATGAAACACAATGGAAGTCGAAAAACAGTTATAACATCTGTAAAATTGTTCCTCATTTTGCCAGCCCTCAATTAGGGAATTCATATGCAATGTATGGCGTCTATTTTCctaaattttcttttaaaactacaaaattaaaGAATCATTTGAAAGACTTGGGGATTTTGGTACTCTAGTTCTCCGAAGCCTCCTTCTTTTGGTTTGTCTTTGACCTCTTGCGCTTTCTATTTCTCTTTTTAGAAGAATCACTATTCCCATTTCCATCCTGCGaaaggtttaatttttattccaaTTATTCATGGCAGAAAAGAAAACAGCCAAAGCATCActaatgaagaagaaaaatgcTAACCTTCTTTTGTTGAGTATCTGCATTATCAGGCTTCTTTTTCTTCAAACATGAAAGTGGATTTGGACCCTGCAAAAAGAATAAAACATTCAAGCAAATAGTCAATCAATCAATAGGACTTAAATCTTTTCCATGAAAGAGTTTCTAAGTTCTAACCTTTGCTCTATTTCTTTTGAACTGAACTTTATCCTTCATCTCCAATCCCTTGTGGACATTCTTCCTTCTAACAGTTTGCTCATCTTCTGTTTCTTCTTTAGAAATCCCCTTATTAGCCAAGATCTTTAGCTCCAATAAACTCATGTGAGAACGCTCCTCTTCCAGTTTTTTAATGTAAGACCGTTGAAAAGGCGATGGCGATTCTAGCAATACAGCATTTCGTGATGCATATATTATAGGAGTATTGGGTATCTgccaaaaacaaaaccaaaacgCTTACTCAATTACACAGTTCAGTCACTGGTTCAAGCAAACccataccccttaaaacatttaaaagaaataaagagAAACTCACGCACCTCCCTGAATTTCTCTCGCAACCCATAATCCGTAGTAGCAAGAAAGAAGTGCTCAGCATTAGTTTTGCCAATTATATCAGCAATGCAAGCATCACCACCCTTCAATTCTTCATGTGGACATCTGATATTCATATATGTATTCAAATTCAAACTCAACATAAGTACAAAGTTGAAACCAATTACATCCATACAAACACAAAAGAGGGTCAAACCCAAAACATATAATACAAACTATAAACATACACACACAATTTTATCAATACACAACAAACTAACATAGAATAGAAGcactattcaaaaaaaaaaaaaaaaaagaaaacactaATATAGAAGCGCACCTTGCCGTTATGAGGCTACGAGCTGCTTCAAGAGCCTCAGTATAAGATGGACCAAGCCTTTTCAACTCTTCAATAATACACCTGCAATTATGAAAAGGGTATTCATTAGAATTTATTTTCAAACCAAAACACAAATATTTATGGGGCTATAAAGAATAAAAACCTGGTAGTGAAAAGCTTGACTGGAGAACCAAGAAGTTCAGAGATAACTTGGTCAGCGGGGGTAATGTGATTATCAACCAAGTGGTGCACAAATGTGCCACAGCAGAATACTCTGAAGGGCTTTCTGAAACCACAGCAAGCAGTGTAGAACTTCACTGCCCTGTTCTGACGCTTTCGTTTCTTAATTCTCATCTATCAATaagaaaaaacacacacacaaaattggAGCAATAAGGTTACGCGACTGAAACAGAAGCACCCAATATAAGAGATTATTACTCAAACATTAAACTAGTTtattcctataaatatatatgtattacacAAGAATGAAAGTGGAAGAGGAACCTTGGAGCAGTAGTAGTAATAGGTGAGGCAGAAAGAAGTGGTTCAGTTCAGATACTCCAACAGAGATTGCGTCGGAAAAATTGTGAGAGCTGATACGACAGAGAGCGAGAGGCGGAGGCTCAAGAATGAGATGGAGAGGGCTAATAGGGAAACAAATTGAAATTACATAATAAACCTTATACTTTTATCTTTTTACTAGTCtggactcttttattttatacaatgtgtaaataaattaattcaacattttttaaaattttataagatgttttaataattattatttccacaactataaaataaattaaactaaaaattctcttgaatgttatttttttttttttttataaagaggTGTATTGTAAAAGTACCTAAAATTACATATACAATTtgaacaaaagtattttttaaaatacatatagttatTTTATGGGAGAAATTCATAAAAGAgttaaaaaatgagaaaataaagTAACATGTTACTTTTctattatgtacatatatattatgtaagtagattaattatatatacaaacatGCAGTTTTCAAACCATATAATATGACAGCTCTAATCAACTCTtaagtataaatatatagacaTCGATCTACTTAATCAGTTTTCACATAGGGAAGAGTGATGTATATATTGATCAGTTACATGCATATGATGCATCTTCAAG from Cannabis sativa cultivar Pink pepper isolate KNU-18-1 chromosome 2, ASM2916894v1, whole genome shotgun sequence encodes:
- the LOC133034215 gene encoding uncharacterized protein At4g13230-like; translation: MASTTLLTSLLKSSQVARNTPNPILLLASYMRRFHASSTWASQVKDIKESTSSAADHVTKKTKEAAGEFSEKAQDTADKAKRTTEQVWDSTKDAAQKAKETVMNRTEVSKEYVKENAEKVKKSMNTKE
- the LOC133028933 gene encoding uncharacterized protein LOC133028933, producing the protein MRIKKRKRQNRAVKFYTACCGFRKPFRVFCCGTFVHHLVDNHITPADQVISELLGSPVKLFTTRCIIEELKRLGPSYTEALEAARSLITARCPHEELKGGDACIADIIGKTNAEHFFLATTDYGLREKFREIPNTPIIYASRNAVLLESPSPFQRSYIKKLEEERSHMSLLELKILANKGISKEETEDEQTVRRKNVHKGLEMKDKVQFKRNRAKGPNPLSCLKKKKPDNADTQQKKDGNGNSDSSKKRNRKRKRSKTNQKKEASEN
- the LOC133034872 gene encoding uncharacterized protein LOC133034872 gives rise to the protein MSSVSMSSEETDHSQERNLDESSTQEPSGGMSFSSSDEINEYQQNTVTFDQVVTGAQSFYPQGHQGEFGNYAANTPMLSPPQADISLLSASATSVESSQQDLQFPSLNPVQDMGFNQRNRSSAPPANNMNTQNQLIDPSDIPEHLNLSQTMELMNQGGVPSMNQPMRSLGSSSSFGIMNNYHLPISNLPAEFRLESSSRLQLPQGQQQDLQTTPEIGDDGIPFMSKKWTNWHVQNQNTMHESPTGTRTQEIQVQGMMDQVEGQGTFYQGINTSNHHVQVPNMPIQQGMNPFGTGPTLPIHPEGFSASNQNRMQGNFVNSGQYEAGESSRRSSKMKMTWQENSNFSQSSSHQQPTWVSPSQGSLSQNNISAAQNPRANTLRSTVYDPIYEQMGLPIDPHLRMFMLRHGTGNNSGGHPRSF